GGCGCGGCCGCCCAGCGGCGCGTCGGCCGCCACCCGCACGGTCTGCAGCAGCACCACCTCGCCGACGTAGACGTGGTCCAGGATGTCGCCGGGGGACACGTGGCGCGAGGGCGCGGGCCAGCGCAGCGGGCCGGCCTCCCAGCCGGCGGGCAGGGTCAGCGCGACGCTCGGCGGCACGCCCGTGTCGCTGACGCCGTGCCAGTACAGGTGCCAGCCCTCGTCGATCCGGAAGCGCCAGCCCAGGGTCAGGATGCGGCCGGGAACGGCGGCCTTCTCGGCCGTCAGCAGCTCCACCGCGACGGCGCCGTCGCGGGCGCGCGGGCCGGGCCCGGCCTCGCGGGCGCAACCGCAGGCCAGCAGGACGAGTAAAAGAGGGACGATCGGCTGGCGAAGGCGTGGCATCGGACCTCCCGACAGGTGGGCGTCCGGGCGCGGGCTACCCGGCGCGGATCAGCAGCGGCATCTGGGGCGAGAGCGTGAGGCCGAGCCGGCGGGCGTCCTCGGGATCCATCTGCAGCACGATGTGGAGGGTCCGCGGCTTGCCGGTCAGCCTGCCGTAGCCCCGGCCGACGCCCTCGGCCAGGGAGGCCCAGGCCTTCTTCCACCGTCCCGAGAACCCCTTGGCTTCCGCTTCGCCGCGCACCAGGATGTCCAGCCCGGGATCGAAGTGCAGGACGTAGACCGTGGGCACGCCGGCCAGCGCGCGGTTGCGCTCGTCCAGCAGGTCGTCGGGCGACTTCTTCGCCGAAGCGCCGGTGTCGGGCACGGCGGGCGCCGCCGGCCCGGTGGTCCGCGTGTCGACGACCGGCTTGTCGGGCGGGCGGATCACGGGGCGCTCGAACTCCGGCAGACCCGAGTGGAGCTTGAAGACCGTGGCGGGCCAGGTCTCGGGATGCCCGGCCGGCAGGCCGACCCGCATCTCGGCGGGGAAGCGCCGCACCACGACGCTCTGGATCGTGAGCTGCACCTCGCCGGCCGCGGGGTCGATCACGAGGTAGAGCTGCTTGCTCTGCGCCAGCTCGATCTCAGCGAGCAGCGCCTCGCGGCGGATCGCGGGGTCGGCCGCGCCGACGATCGCCGGCAACAGCAGCAGCGCGAGCGGGAGTGCGGAGCGGGTGTGCATGCTTGCTCTCATCAGTACAGGAACACCAGCGTGCCGACGGGTGCGTTGCGGTAGGCGAACTCCAGGTCGGCGTCGCCCAGCCGGATGCAGCCGTGGGTCACGTTGCGGCCCAGGTAGCGCTGGTAGAGCGTGCCGTGGATCATGTACCCGTCGCCGAGGTAGAGGGCGTAGTCGCCCAGCGAAGCCTTGTCGATGCGGTCGGACCAGTTGCGCGGGAGGTCCTCCCCCTCCTCGATGAACGCCCAGTCCGGCATCGTCCACACCGGGTCCTTGCGCTTCTCGAGCACCTTGCGCACGCCGCGCGGCGAGTCGAAGACCCAGCGCTTGCCCGACTTGGGGTCCTCCAGGACCACGCCGGTGCCGGCGGAGCAGAGGGCGTCGCGCAGCACTTCGCGCCCGCGCATCACCCGCAGCTTGTTCTCGACCGTGTCGACGGTGATGTAGACGCCCTTGGGCGCGATGCCCGCCAGCTTCTTCTGGAGCTGGTCGAGCTCGCGCTCGGT
This is a stretch of genomic DNA from bacterium. It encodes these proteins:
- a CDS encoding L,D-transpeptidase, yielding MSALFGDRRKPAAKPTKGSAMAVPRDVKAAATGAAAGTSAARDATPARPERRPRPRRRPPLRVMAALATPLLLAILAAVALVVFGSYRDLPVGALAAASPREKPAKAVTERELDQLQKKLAGIAPKGVYITVDTVENKLRVMRGREVLRDALCSAGTGVVLEDPKSGKRWVFDSPRGVRKVLEKRKDPVWTMPDWAFIEEGEDLPRNWSDRIDKASLGDYALYLGDGYMIHGTLYQRYLGRNVTHGCIRLGDADLEFAYRNAPVGTLVFLY